A window of Loxodonta africana isolate mLoxAfr1 chromosome 3, mLoxAfr1.hap2, whole genome shotgun sequence genomic DNA:
ttctctgttgtgttccctgtcagggcagtaatctttacagaagcagattgccacatctttcctccacggaggattcaaacctccaacctttcgtttacagctgagcgctttaccactgcgctaccagagctccttataatATAACTAGCTAATAGTTATTCCATTATGCAAACATTACTGAGAACCTACTGTGTGCCTGACACGGGGAAAAGGCTGCAGAAAAGAAATTCGTGAGTTAAGGCCTCTGAAGGGAAGCACATATAAGGGCAAGATGAATAGACCTAAAGAAGttgaagaagggaaggagggagccaTGGGCATAGCTGGAGGAAGAGCagtccaggcagagggagcagcaggCCCCCCCCCCGAGGGGGGCCACTATATGCCTGCTGTGTTTGAGAACCAACCAGGAGCCCAGTATGTCTGGAGGGAAAAGAAGGTCTGAGAGGGTGGTGGGGGGTGAAGTCGGATAGGTGTCGGGTGGGAGAAGGCAGATGAGGCATTGTTAACCATCTTTGCCCTGGCCCACCTTGACCATGATCTCCACGCGGCTGTGGGAGAATTTCTCAATGACGGACTCAATCCAAATCAGCGGCTTGACCTGTGGACAGAGGAAGGGGGGTTCTCAGAGGTTTGACTCAACCCTTATTCTACACCCCATGGGGCTTGAGCCTCCCTCACCTGGGTGCTGAGGCGGTAGGACATGAGCTCAAAGTCACCATCAGGAGGGATGAAGGAGATGGTGCGGTCATTGTCGAAGCGCGAGAGCCGCACACACTGATGGAACTTGACGTCCTCCAGCTCCACAGACTTGTTCTTGCCGCCTGAAACTCGGATCGGAGCATGTAGGGTCACCCTGGAGGCCAGGGGCGGGGGACTGGGTCTCTACTCattcagccagccagccagcaagcatttactgagcacttcctGTATGCCTGTGCTGGGAAGTTAATGGTGCACAAAGCAGACAGAGACCCCCCACCCACAACTACCAccctacaggtgaggaaactgaggctcagacaggaTAGCCTGCCCAGCATTCCCCAGCTGGCAAAGGCTGGAATCTAAACTCAGGGAGCCTGGCTCCCCATGGTCAGACATTTAAATACAAAGCTATTCTGTTTCCTCCTCTCACTAGAATGTCAGGTCCATGAGGACAGGgaattctgtttgttttcttcactgcTGTGTCCCAAGAGTCTAGagctgtgcctggcacacagcaggaacaaaaaaaaaaaatgttgaaggaCAGAAGAAACAGTGGTTGCCCAGTGAACCAGCAGGTGCAGTATTAGCCATGAGCAGCAGAGGGGGCACAAGCACTTATTTCAGAACCAGCAGCAATTTCCCTGGGATTACCAGATGGGACAGTCTCAGGCTGCCCCATTACTGGGGGTAGGAAGGGGGCCCACATGCTTACGGCCAGTGAGTTCAAAGAGCACGCGGTCATTGAGGCCAAGCCGCAGCTCTGGCATTCCTGACAGAAACACCTTGAGTTTGATGGTGCCCACAATCTCACTCAGCAGGACGCTACCATTGGCGTTGACCTGGGGATGTATACATGGGGGGATTAACAGGCATTGGGCCCCCTCCCTTGCCCAAGGTCCTGGTGGAGGTGGGGGCTCACCAGCAGGTTGACAGACTCTATGACATCAATGAAAACCTCATTCTTCTTGTACTTGATGCCCTCAGAGCGCCAGGACACCGCATTGGTGACAGTAGGTGGCACTCGAGACTTGCCCGTCTCCAGCTTGTTGCCCTGCTGGGTGATGTACCTGGCAAAGGGCAGCGGGGGTGAGCAGTCGGTCCCAGAACATCTCCCtggccttccctgagttccctcCACCAGTGGCCCAGCTATGGCTGCCCCTGGGGCCGTCTCACTCCTGCAGGATCTTGCTGTCGGTGGTCTGTGGGAAGCCAAAGTCCATGAGCTCATCCAGCAGTTCGTAGATGATGACAAAGTTGTCTCGGATGCTCTCCTCCTCCAGTTCCTTGAAGTATTCAGAGAATACCTGTTGTGGGGTGGAGGGGAGACAGACACCTATATGGGTATCTCCTATGGCTGTGGCCATGGGCTGGGTCTCCACTCATTCAGCCAGTCAgccaacaagcatttattaagcacctattgAATGCCTGTACAGGAAAATGAATGGTGAACAAAGCAGACCAGGGTCCTGCCGTTATAGAACAGTCTAGTTGGGGAGAGTGAATGGGTCAGGggactaatgtaatccaccatgttGGGTGCAGTGATGGGGGAAACACAGGCAGCTGTGGGAGCCCAGAGGCAGGAAGATCaaggaagacttcctggaggaggaattAGAAGGGCCTGGAACAATTTTTGTCGCCAtaggccactgtgtatttggtGATGTTTATGGGCCCACCTCAGAATAAGGTTAGGAAGAGCCTAAAATAAAACACACGGGTAGCAAAGGAAACCCGTTGTATAGAAATACATTCAAGTTCATAGACACCCAGAATTCAACTCACAGGACCTTAAGGACCTAGGAATCTGGATTAAGAGCCCCTGGGGAAATAGTACAGTTAGTATAGAAGACAGTTTGGTggctccttaaaaagttaaacatggaattCTCATATGACCTAGAAATTCCAAACCTAGGTAAACACCCAGAAGTGAAAGCAGAAACGCAAACAAAAACCTGTAGATCAGTGTTCACTGcggcacttttcacaatagccaaaagatgggaacaaccaaaatgtccatcaacaaatggatTAACAAAATTTGGTATATGGGTACAATGcagtactactcagccataagaagaaatgaagtcctgatgcatgccatagcatggatgaaccttgaaaacatcatgttgagtgaaatgagtcagtcacaaaaggacgaatactgtatgatctcacttatgtgaaGTACGATATGTGTTTTTTGTTATATGAAGTACAGAAacatacagaaaccaaagattgtTTGTGGCTACCAGGagcgggagggaggggaaaagggggaaTTTTGCTTAgaaggcattgagtttatgttaatggtggtggaataatttggaaacagtgagaatggttgtacaacttgaatctaatcaatgttactgaattgtgcaTAGAGGAAATTCTTGAATCAGCATATGTTCTATTGTGTATATCTtcaataaaaaaacccagtgccatcgagtcgattccgactcatagcgaccctataggacagggtagaactgccccatagggttgccaaggagagcctggaggattcaaactgccgaccctttggttagcagccatagcacttaaccactgcgccaccatacaaagaagaaaaaaaagaaccagcCCTTGGAAGAGAGATGGCATAACCACAGCAGAAAGCCTGTCACTCATTCAGCATTCCAGCTCCCCTCCCCTCACTCATGGCATTCAGCCACACCAGGCTTCTTCCTATTCCCAgcccagggcctttgcatttgctgtatcccctgctgggatgctctTCCCCCAGCTGGCCTCATGACAGGCTGGCTCCTTGTTATTCAGGCCCCAGCTTGAATGTGGGGGGCTCCTCAGTGTAGCCCCCCATGAATGTCCTGGTGAGAATAACACCCCAGCCACAAGTTATCACAATGTCCTATTTAACCTCCTTCATGTCCTTTAACTCTGCAGGACTGTCTTGTTCCCTTGGTGAACGTCAGGGAGCCAAGAGGGCAGGGAGCCTTGCCTGTCTGATCCAAAGCTGTGTCCCCTTTCTTGGCAGAGAGGAGGcaaatcaataaacatttgttggttGAAAAATATTTCCTAAGCACCTCCTCAGTCATTGAGAatgacacatagtaagtgctcaataaatcatTCTGATTTTatgagtctgtcttggaagaagtacaatcaggatgctacttagaagcgaggatggcgagatttcatctcccgcactttggacatgttgtcaggagggatcagtctctggagaaggaaatcatgcttggtaaagcagagggtcagagaaaaagaggaagacccttgacaaggtggattgacacagtggctgcaacaatgagttcaaacatagcaacagttgtgaggatggaacCAGAATGACAGggctttgttctgttgcacatagggttgctataagtcagaatcaagtcaacggcac
This region includes:
- the AP1M2 gene encoding AP-1 complex subunit mu-2, producing the protein MSEIEHFMPLLMQREEEGALAPLLSRGRVHFLWIKHSNLYLVATTLKNANASLVYAFLYKTVEVFSEYFKELEEESIRDNFVIIYELLDELMDFGFPQTTDSKILQEYITQQGNKLETGKSRVPPTVTNAVSWRSEGIKYKKNEVFIDVIESVNLLVNANGSVLLSEIVGTIKLKVFLSGMPELRLGLNDRVLFELTGRGKNKSVELEDVKFHQCVRLSRFDNDRTISFIPPDGDFELMSYRLSTQVKPLIWIESVIEKFSHSRVEIMVKAKGQFKKQSVANGVEISVPVPSDADSPRFKTSVGSAKYMPEKNVVIWNIKSFPGGKEYLMRAHFGLPSVEKEEVEGRPPIGVKFEIPYFTVSGIQVRYMKIIEKSGYQALPWVRYITQSGDYQLRTS